One Deinococcus grandis DNA window includes the following coding sequences:
- a CDS encoding GGDEF domain-containing protein, translating to MPRNDAAISRVERVRRRAYLTAAGGAVAAHVFIVAEQLLRRDWANAAAFTLGMLVSAWVVVALAWLRWPTARLSGLIVAVVTVSTTAEFVPLLRAPEIGTGSFLSFLIMVALWFGLLPLRAAVPATLVAYLLFAGLAASRPTHDLSLLAYLACTTIVIGMASSFGQQITAFQQDAVTFEQAALTDPLTELPNRRAALERLRHLHALVQRGEHAGFTLVLLDLDHFKQVNDTRGHAVGDEVLRALGPALRQVLRADALLARWGGEEFVLVIPGTGAQEARVVTARLDGLSLRLPVPLPEMTFSAGAVLAHEADSVAGLLDLADRRLYAAKRAGRRQLRWDAAGGSQHAS from the coding sequence ATGCCCCGGAATGACGCCGCCATCAGCCGCGTGGAGCGGGTCCGCCGCCGCGCGTACCTGACCGCGGCCGGCGGGGCGGTCGCCGCGCACGTGTTCATCGTGGCCGAGCAGCTGCTGCGGCGAGACTGGGCGAACGCGGCGGCCTTCACGCTGGGCATGCTGGTATCGGCGTGGGTGGTGGTCGCGCTGGCGTGGCTGCGCTGGCCCACCGCGCGCCTGAGCGGCCTGATCGTCGCGGTGGTGACCGTGTCCACCACCGCCGAGTTCGTGCCGCTGCTGCGCGCCCCGGAGATCGGCACCGGGTCGTTCCTGTCGTTCCTGATCATGGTCGCGCTGTGGTTCGGGCTGCTGCCGCTGCGCGCAGCGGTACCGGCCACGCTGGTGGCGTACCTGCTGTTCGCGGGACTGGCGGCGTCGCGGCCCACGCACGACCTGAGCCTGCTGGCGTACCTGGCGTGCACGACCATCGTGATCGGCATGGCGAGCAGTTTCGGGCAGCAGATCACGGCGTTCCAGCAGGACGCCGTGACGTTCGAGCAGGCGGCCCTGACCGACCCGCTGACCGAGCTGCCCAACCGCCGCGCGGCACTGGAGCGCCTGCGGCACCTGCACGCGCTCGTGCAGCGCGGTGAGCACGCGGGCTTCACGCTGGTCCTGCTGGACCTGGACCACTTCAAGCAGGTGAACGACACGCGCGGGCACGCGGTGGGCGACGAGGTGCTGCGCGCGCTGGGCCCGGCGCTGCGGCAGGTGCTGCGTGCCGACGCGCTGCTGGCCCGCTGGGGCGGCGAGGAGTTCGTGCTGGTCATCCCCGGGACGGGCGCGCAGGAGGCCCGGGTGGTCACCGCCCGCCTGGACGGGCTGAGCCTGCGCCTGCCGGTCCCGCTGCCCGAGATGACGTTCAGCGCCGGGGCGGTCCTGGCGCACGAGGCGGACAGCGTGGCCGGGCTGCTGGACCTCGCCGACCGGCGGCTGTACGCCGCCAAACGCGCCGGTCGGCGGCAGTTGCGCTGGGACGCGGCCGGCGGGTCCCAGCACGCCAGCTGA
- a CDS encoding PadR family transcriptional regulator — MNAREQLRLLILAVLGRQPEHGYAIAQAINTRSEGLLRAREGTLYPALHALEAEGLIESQEHEVAGRTRREYRLTDKGRAALARTRRDWQAQVGAVQAVLGGKA; from the coding sequence ATGAACGCCCGCGAGCAACTCCGCCTGCTCATCCTGGCCGTCCTGGGGCGCCAGCCTGAACACGGCTATGCCATCGCCCAGGCCATCAACACCCGCAGCGAAGGCCTCCTGCGCGCCCGCGAAGGCACCCTCTACCCCGCCCTGCACGCCCTGGAAGCCGAGGGGCTCATCGAGAGCCAGGAACACGAGGTCGCGGGCCGCACCCGCCGCGAATACCGCCTGACCGACAAGGGCCGCGCCGCCCTGGCCCGCACCCGCCGCGACTGGCAGGCCCAGGTCGGCGCCGTGCAGGCCGTGCTGGGAGGGAAGGCATGA
- a CDS encoding MBL fold metallo-hydrolase RNA specificity domain-containing protein: MQLQSFGAALTVTGSMHLLTSGGRQVLIDCGLFQGNDDLEARNREPFGFDVPGLDAVILTHAHLDHVGRLPLLAKLGYRGPVYCTAPTAGLAETVLLDSARLQVDGYRHDLRRARRQGIPDEQVPPPLYEEEDVHRALALLRPHLTFGETTRVAGLKVTPERAGHILGSAYLLIESSEGRLIMSGDLGNRESGLQLDFTPPPHADAVVIETTYANRTHRPWPATLAEFRDALRDSVRQGGKILIPSFAIERTQTILHTIKSLMDAGEVPRIPVFLDSPMAARATHEYFEFGDELIPEVRDALQAGEDPFRPSTLHVVPTSAESQRINRYDGPAIILAGNGMMTGGRIQHHLKHHLWKPSTSLISVSYQSPSSLGGRIVTGADHVRIMGEEIAVKAHVHTIGGFSAHADQDDLLAFLSTTGTPHVWLVHGEPDVMAAFLPVLDAHGLKGDLMPDRQPVDLTGPGFPRGLPPGFDAAPTRGAQAEAGE, encoded by the coding sequence ATGCAACTCCAGAGCTTCGGCGCGGCCCTGACCGTCACCGGCAGCATGCACCTCCTGACCTCCGGCGGTCGGCAGGTCCTCATCGACTGCGGGCTGTTCCAGGGGAACGACGACCTGGAAGCCCGCAACCGCGAGCCCTTCGGGTTCGACGTCCCGGGCCTGGACGCCGTGATCCTCACGCACGCGCACCTCGACCACGTTGGACGCCTGCCGCTCCTGGCGAAACTCGGCTACCGCGGGCCGGTGTACTGCACGGCGCCCACGGCGGGCCTCGCGGAGACGGTGCTGCTCGACAGCGCGCGGCTGCAGGTGGACGGCTACCGGCACGACCTGCGCCGCGCCCGCCGCCAGGGGATTCCCGACGAGCAGGTGCCCCCGCCCCTGTACGAGGAGGAGGACGTGCACCGCGCGCTGGCGCTGCTGCGCCCCCACCTGACGTTCGGGGAGACCACCCGCGTGGCGGGCCTGAAGGTCACGCCCGAGCGGGCCGGACACATCCTGGGCAGCGCGTACCTCCTGATCGAGAGCAGTGAGGGTCGCCTGATCATGAGCGGCGACCTGGGCAACCGCGAGAGCGGCCTGCAACTGGACTTCACGCCCCCACCCCACGCGGACGCCGTGGTCATCGAGACCACCTACGCCAACCGCACGCACCGCCCCTGGCCCGCCACCCTGGCCGAATTCCGCGACGCGCTGCGCGACTCGGTGCGGCAGGGCGGGAAGATCCTGATTCCCAGCTTCGCCATCGAACGCACGCAGACGATCCTGCACACCATCAAGAGCCTGATGGACGCCGGGGAGGTCCCGCGCATCCCGGTGTTCCTGGATTCCCCGATGGCGGCGCGCGCCACGCACGAGTACTTCGAGTTCGGCGACGAACTCATCCCCGAGGTCCGCGACGCCCTGCAGGCCGGCGAGGATCCCTTCCGGCCCAGCACGCTGCACGTGGTGCCCACCAGCGCCGAGTCGCAGCGTATCAACCGGTACGACGGCCCGGCGATCATCCTGGCGGGCAACGGCATGATGACCGGCGGGCGCATCCAGCACCACCTCAAGCACCACCTGTGGAAACCCAGCACCAGCCTGATCAGCGTGTCCTACCAGTCCCCCAGCAGCCTGGGTGGGCGGATCGTGACCGGCGCCGACCACGTCCGCATCATGGGCGAGGAGATCGCCGTGAAAGCCCACGTGCACACCATCGGGGGCTTCTCCGCGCACGCCGACCAGGACGACCTGCTGGCCTTCCTGAGCACGACCGGCACCCCGCACGTGTGGCTGGTGCACGGCGAACCGGACGTCATGGCGGCCTTCCTGCCCGTCCTGGACGCACACGGCCTGAAGGGGGACCTGATGCCCGACCGGCAGCCCGTGGACCTGACCGGCCCCGGCTTCCCGCGGGGCCTCCCGCCCGGCTTCGACGCGGCCCCCACGCGCGGCGCGCAGGCCGAGGCGGGCGAGTAG
- a CDS encoding DUF3105 domain-containing protein: protein MKRALPLLLLVLTACGSKSIEGVQTFTYAGGDHRSGSLVYAENPPAGGPHNAMWQNCGVYDRPLYNEYAVHSLEHGAVWITYRPDLDAAQVAALKTLVEGRPYTILSPYEGLDTPVAASAWGAQLKVDKADDSRLKAFLDKYEQGATAPERGASCSGAYGETR, encoded by the coding sequence ATGAAACGCGCGCTGCCCCTGCTCCTGCTCGTCCTGACCGCCTGCGGCTCCAAGTCCATCGAGGGCGTCCAGACCTTCACGTACGCCGGTGGCGACCACCGCAGCGGCTCGCTGGTGTACGCCGAGAACCCCCCGGCGGGCGGCCCGCACAACGCCATGTGGCAGAACTGCGGCGTGTACGACCGCCCGCTGTACAACGAGTACGCCGTGCACAGCCTGGAGCACGGCGCGGTGTGGATCACCTACCGCCCGGACCTGGACGCCGCGCAGGTCGCTGCCCTGAAGACCCTCGTCGAGGGCCGCCCGTACACCATCCTCAGCCCCTACGAGGGCCTGGACACCCCGGTCGCCGCGAGTGCGTGGGGCGCGCAGCTGAAGGTCGACAAGGCCGACGACAGCCGCCTGAAGGCCTTCCTGGACAAGTACGAGCAGGGCGCGACCGCCCCGGAACGCGGCGCGTCGTGCAGCGGCGCGTACGGCGAGACCCGCTGA
- a CDS encoding nitroreductase family protein, which produces MNAVTANPAAFPPAALTVLDVIRARRTVDIGLLRPDAVPREVVEAILEAGIWAPNHGRTEPWRFTVFTAAGRARLAEVFAQAYAAGSAPDRDSESALEAQRARAWRAPLWISLELHMPEKPKMPEWEEQAALACAAQNMWLAATAFGLVGKWVSGPVMVSPVAAQALGAPKLLGLLVLGYPAAELPSANRAPLADKVTWVE; this is translated from the coding sequence ATGAACGCTGTGACTGCTAACCCTGCCGCCTTTCCCCCCGCTGCCCTGACGGTGCTGGACGTGATCCGTGCGCGCCGCACGGTGGATATTGGTCTGCTGAGGCCGGACGCGGTGCCCCGTGAGGTGGTGGAAGCGATTCTGGAGGCGGGGATCTGGGCGCCGAATCACGGGCGCACCGAGCCGTGGCGCTTCACGGTGTTCACAGCTGCGGGCCGCGCGAGGCTGGCGGAGGTGTTCGCGCAGGCCTACGCGGCGGGCAGCGCGCCCGACCGGGACAGCGAATCGGCGCTGGAGGCGCAGCGCGCCCGGGCGTGGCGGGCCCCGCTGTGGATCAGCCTGGAACTGCACATGCCCGAGAAACCGAAGATGCCCGAGTGGGAGGAACAGGCGGCTCTGGCCTGCGCGGCGCAGAACATGTGGCTGGCGGCGACGGCGTTCGGGCTGGTCGGGAAGTGGGTGAGCGGCCCGGTGATGGTCAGTCCGGTGGCGGCGCAGGCGCTGGGCGCGCCGAAGCTGCTGGGGCTGCTGGTGCTGGGCTACCCGGCGGCCGAGTTGCCGTCCGCGAACCGCGCGCCACTGGCGGACAAGGTCACCTGGGTGGAGTGA
- a CDS encoding tetratricopeptide repeat protein has protein sequence MRLGRHTLGRWNLLVLLGSALVTTALGLATQPLAAQTTTAAASAYRQGQFQRADDLLAGAAREGLLVDADALVVRGFARYQTGQYAAARRDFQAVLDRSPRYADAWYGLALVARAQGCAAEALTLNREALAIDPGRADLQQLQESLSAVQVMADGQ, from the coding sequence ATGAGACTGGGTCGCCACACGCTGGGCCGCTGGAACCTGCTGGTGCTGCTGGGCAGCGCCCTGGTCACCACGGCGCTGGGTCTGGCCACGCAGCCCCTGGCGGCGCAGACGACCACGGCCGCCGCGAGCGCCTACCGGCAGGGGCAGTTCCAGCGGGCCGACGACCTGCTCGCGGGCGCCGCGCGCGAGGGCCTGCTCGTGGACGCCGACGCCCTGGTCGTGCGGGGCTTCGCGCGCTACCAGACCGGGCAGTACGCCGCGGCCCGGCGGGACTTCCAGGCGGTCCTGGACCGCAGCCCCCGCTACGCGGACGCCTGGTACGGCCTGGCGCTCGTGGCGCGGGCGCAGGGCTGCGCCGCCGAGGCCCTGACCCTCAACCGCGAGGCGCTGGCGATCGATCCGGGCCGCGCCGACCTGCAGCAGCTCCAGGAGAGCCTGAGTGCGGTGCAGGTCATGGCTGACGGGCAGTAA
- the rpmA gene encoding 50S ribosomal protein L27 — protein MAHKKGVGSSKNGRDSQPKYLGVKKFGGEQVLAGNILVRQRGTKFKAGPNVGMGRDHTLFALESGKVVFSNRGNKGRFISIEVPTAAAAD, from the coding sequence ATGGCACACAAGAAAGGCGTAGGTTCGTCCAAGAACGGACGTGACAGCCAGCCCAAGTACCTGGGCGTGAAGAAGTTCGGCGGCGAGCAGGTCCTGGCCGGGAACATCCTCGTCCGTCAGCGCGGCACCAAGTTCAAGGCCGGCCCGAACGTGGGCATGGGCCGCGACCACACCCTCTTCGCCCTGGAGAGCGGCAAGGTCGTGTTCAGCAACCGTGGCAACAAGGGCCGCTTCATCAGCATCGAAGTGCCCACCGCCGCCGCCGCTGACTGA
- the rplU gene encoding 50S ribosomal protein L21 — MFAIIQTGGKQYRVQEGDVIRVESLKGEAGDKLDLTPIFVGGDQTVFGDAAGKFTVNAEVVEHGRGEKIYVRKYKSGIQYRRRTGHRQDYTAIKILGIKG; from the coding sequence ATGTTTGCAATCATTCAGACCGGCGGGAAGCAGTACCGCGTGCAGGAAGGCGACGTCATCCGCGTCGAGAGCCTGAAAGGCGAGGCGGGCGACAAGCTCGACCTGACCCCCATCTTCGTGGGCGGCGACCAGACCGTCTTCGGCGACGCCGCCGGCAAGTTCACCGTGAACGCCGAAGTCGTCGAGCACGGCCGTGGCGAGAAGATCTACGTGCGCAAGTACAAGAGCGGCATCCAGTACCGCCGCCGCACGGGCCACCGCCAGGACTACACCGCGATCAAGATCCTGGGCATCAAGGGCTAA
- a CDS encoding TatD family hydrolase, which yields MIDSHTHLDYIDDPAGARGELGLSAMVCIGASPEHARNAVALAEQFGDVFATVGLHPTDTDEDSPEARAQIEALAGHPRVVGIGESGLDDYWDDTKRAAQVSAFEWQLDLARRSGKVLVIHTRDKAGQDSAHRGVMDVLRAWPDVPVILHCFSGHAGLLRFGLERGEHTYFGFAGNTTYKNAQEIQAAARDLPLTRMLLETDAPFLAPVPKRGKPNRPGYVRHTLQFIAALRGLDSAELEAATDANTRRAYGLPTA from the coding sequence ATGATCGATTCGCACACGCACCTGGATTACATCGACGACCCGGCGGGCGCGCGCGGCGAGCTGGGCCTGAGTGCCATGGTCTGCATCGGCGCGAGCCCCGAGCACGCGCGGAACGCGGTGGCGCTGGCCGAGCAGTTCGGGGACGTGTTCGCGACGGTGGGTCTGCACCCCACCGATACGGACGAGGACAGTCCGGAGGCCCGCGCGCAGATCGAGGCGCTCGCCGGGCACCCGCGCGTGGTCGGCATCGGCGAGAGTGGCCTGGACGACTACTGGGACGACACGAAACGCGCCGCGCAGGTGTCGGCGTTCGAGTGGCAGCTGGACCTCGCGCGGCGCAGCGGGAAGGTCCTGGTCATTCACACCCGCGATAAGGCCGGGCAGGACAGCGCGCACCGGGGCGTGATGGACGTGCTGCGGGCGTGGCCGGACGTACCGGTCATCCTCCACTGCTTCAGCGGGCACGCCGGGCTGCTACGGTTCGGCCTGGAGCGGGGCGAGCACACGTACTTCGGGTTCGCGGGAAACACGACGTACAAGAACGCACAGGAGATCCAGGCAGCCGCCCGCGACCTGCCCCTGACGCGGATGCTGCTGGAAACCGACGCACCCTTCCTGGCGCCCGTCCCGAAACGCGGCAAACCCAACCGACCCGGTTACGTGCGCCACACCCTGCAGTTCATCGCGGCCCTGCGCGGCCTGGACTCCGCCGAACTGGAGGCCGCGACCGACGCGAACACCCGCCGCGCGTACGGGCTGCCTACCGCCTGA
- a CDS encoding universal stress protein, with protein sequence MTHSPDLHGTTGFQRVLVGVDFSASSAAALALARARFPGATRRLVHVTDARVTAAPDLMGGVTPALPDPTLLHTLESADGQRLTREVQPGEEQELMVGDPVTGLLDAARAWGADLIVVGTHAQGAIEHFFVGSTAEKIVARSPIPVLTVRAGQ encoded by the coding sequence ATGACCCACTCCCCTGACCTGCACGGCACCACCGGCTTCCAGCGCGTCCTGGTGGGCGTGGACTTCTCGGCGTCCTCGGCGGCGGCGCTGGCACTGGCCCGCGCGCGGTTTCCCGGCGCGACCCGGCGACTGGTGCACGTCACGGACGCCCGCGTGACCGCCGCGCCGGACCTGATGGGCGGCGTGACCCCCGCCCTGCCCGACCCGACGCTGCTGCACACGCTGGAAAGCGCGGACGGTCAGCGCCTGACCCGCGAAGTGCAGCCCGGCGAGGAACAGGAACTCATGGTCGGCGACCCCGTGACCGGCCTGCTGGACGCCGCCCGCGCGTGGGGCGCCGACCTGATCGTGGTAGGCACGCACGCGCAGGGCGCCATCGAGCACTTCTTCGTGGGCAGCACCGCCGAGAAGATCGTGGCCCGCAGCCCCATCCCGGTCCTGACCGTCCGGGCAGGTCAGTGA
- a CDS encoding LptA/OstA family protein — MPRSRLTAAFLTALLCGGSVLTIALAQQNPTQPPAQGQTPGGAPDQDVPATEFGEAQAEQSSLTLVRRSEKDGKDRQIVIVKSGTSDTTGVFAICGPQDGEPEDAPNIAVFSETGAGGVQITIDKNVIRVPLAVVTQLPPKEGQEGSDGRVEASAGAARFLDEAPEGKTDRLSRCAVEATPRAAPDTVVVTQGRTELKGQKLVYDSADGIARIDGPVTFRRSSDRDPLTGKSDRIEVSVDDEKTTLVGNVELKSSGGRTSRAARVEYDDTRNVARLYGTAEQPAESVQGGDTLRAGVIVYDLDRNEVYAEKAEGGTITGEFVDGEEGSGAATSAAPTNPAAPTTPVAPTTPPRP, encoded by the coding sequence ATGCCCCGCTCCCGCCTGACTGCCGCGTTCCTGACCGCGCTGCTCTGTGGCGGGAGCGTCCTGACGATCGCCCTGGCGCAGCAGAATCCCACCCAGCCGCCCGCGCAGGGACAGACGCCGGGTGGTGCACCCGATCAGGACGTGCCCGCCACGGAGTTCGGTGAGGCCCAGGCGGAGCAATCCAGCCTGACGCTCGTGCGCCGCAGCGAGAAGGACGGCAAGGATCGCCAGATCGTCATCGTGAAGTCCGGCACCAGCGATACGACCGGCGTCTTCGCGATCTGCGGCCCGCAGGACGGCGAGCCGGAGGACGCCCCGAACATCGCCGTCTTCAGCGAGACCGGTGCGGGTGGCGTGCAGATCACCATCGACAAGAACGTGATCCGCGTGCCGCTGGCGGTCGTCACCCAGTTGCCCCCCAAAGAGGGGCAGGAGGGCAGTGACGGGCGCGTGGAGGCCAGCGCCGGAGCCGCCCGCTTCTTGGACGAGGCTCCCGAGGGGAAGACGGACCGCCTGAGCCGCTGCGCCGTCGAGGCCACGCCCCGGGCCGCGCCGGACACCGTGGTCGTCACGCAGGGCCGCACGGAACTGAAAGGGCAGAAGCTGGTGTACGACAGCGCCGACGGGATCGCCCGCATTGACGGGCCGGTGACCTTCAGGCGCAGCAGCGATAGGGACCCCCTGACCGGGAAGAGTGACCGCATCGAGGTCAGCGTGGACGACGAGAAGACCACCCTGGTCGGGAACGTCGAACTGAAGTCCAGCGGGGGCCGCACCAGCCGCGCCGCGAGGGTCGAGTACGACGACACCCGCAACGTCGCGCGGCTGTACGGCACCGCCGAGCAGCCCGCCGAGAGCGTGCAGGGCGGCGACACGCTGCGCGCCGGGGTGATCGTGTACGACCTCGACCGGAACGAGGTGTACGCCGAGAAGGCCGAGGGCGGCACCATCACCGGCGAATTCGTCGACGGTGAGGAGGGGAGTGGGGCGGCCACGTCCGCCGCACCGACGAATCCCGCCGCACCGACGACCCCCGTAGCACCGACGACCCCGCCGCGCCCCTGA
- a CDS encoding lactate/malate family dehydrogenase, translating to MKVGVVGAGLVGATAAYALTLRGSCSELLLTDLDGDRARAEAQDIAHAAPVSHGARVRSGPLEDLHGSGVVIVAAGANQKPGESRLDLAQKNAAIFRDLIPRVAAAAPGAALLIATNPVDVLTDLSVTLAPDHAVIGSGTVLDSARFRHLIAAHAGVDATHVHGYVLGEHGDSEVVAWSTATVAGLPVAAFMDARDLPWTPGIRAQIERDTREAAAQIIGGKRATYYGIGAALARITERILGDRRAVLTVSAPTPAFGVSLSVPRILGRTGVLDTVLPALTPDEQDALHRSAEVLRKARQALDT from the coding sequence GTGAAGGTCGGTGTGGTGGGTGCCGGGCTGGTCGGCGCGACCGCCGCGTACGCCCTGACGCTGCGCGGCTCGTGCAGCGAACTGCTCCTGACGGACCTGGACGGGGACCGCGCCCGCGCCGAGGCGCAGGACATCGCGCACGCCGCGCCCGTCAGCCACGGCGCGCGCGTCCGCAGCGGCCCGCTGGAGGACCTGCACGGCAGCGGCGTGGTGATCGTCGCGGCAGGCGCCAACCAGAAACCCGGCGAGTCCCGCCTGGATCTCGCGCAGAAGAACGCCGCGATCTTCCGCGACCTGATCCCCCGCGTGGCCGCCGCGGCGCCCGGCGCCGCCCTGCTGATCGCCACGAACCCCGTGGACGTCCTGACGGACCTGAGCGTCACCCTGGCCCCGGACCACGCCGTGATCGGCTCGGGCACCGTGCTGGACTCCGCGCGGTTCAGGCACCTGATCGCCGCGCACGCCGGGGTGGACGCCACGCACGTCCACGGCTACGTCCTCGGCGAGCACGGCGACAGCGAGGTCGTCGCCTGGAGTACCGCCACCGTCGCCGGGCTGCCCGTCGCGGCGTTCATGGACGCCCGGGACCTCCCGTGGACGCCCGGGATCCGCGCGCAGATCGAACGGGACACGCGGGAGGCCGCCGCGCAGATCATCGGCGGGAAACGCGCCACGTACTACGGGATCGGCGCGGCCCTGGCGCGCATCACCGAGCGCATCCTGGGCGACCGCCGCGCCGTCCTGACCGTCAGCGCCCCCACCCCCGCGTTCGGCGTGAGCCTCAGCGTGCCACGCATCCTGGGCCGCACCGGGGTGCTGGACACCGTCCTGCCCGCCCTGACCCCGGACGAGCAGGACGCCCTGCACCGCAGCGCCGAGGTGCTCCGGAAGGCCCGCCAGGCCCTGGACACCTGA
- a CDS encoding LptA/OstA family protein, protein MKKTTSLLALLALTAPVLAQTDAGKRLITIEGAPRGDVRNGPLTFTGNPVKAKVSTLNIEASQAVLTAPKGTALIEAKGKRTTDFTGNVKVTRGRLTATGNALAYSEATGQGVLNGSASATFTPDKTDGDTVTIKAAQMSLDVDNDRSTSTGGVTLSNGTQSGKADKLVFDEQRELALLTGTPSLTRAARGSQKELIITGQEVRALTKTKTLYVRGGVKLVQGTTTTTGDAVYYDDRKNVAYVVGNAVSVDSKSKVTVKAPASGYLEQRTDLARVRALNSAYKIPTDQFKLTGEK, encoded by the coding sequence ATGAAGAAAACGACCTCACTGCTGGCCCTCCTCGCCCTGACCGCCCCCGTCCTCGCCCAGACCGACGCGGGCAAACGCCTCATCACCATCGAGGGCGCCCCGCGTGGCGACGTCCGCAACGGACCCCTGACCTTCACCGGAAACCCCGTCAAGGCCAAGGTCAGCACCCTGAACATCGAGGCCTCCCAGGCCGTCCTAACCGCCCCCAAGGGCACCGCGCTGATCGAGGCGAAAGGCAAGCGCACCACTGACTTCACCGGGAACGTCAAGGTCACCCGCGGCCGCCTGACCGCCACCGGGAACGCCCTCGCGTACAGCGAGGCCACCGGGCAGGGCGTCCTGAACGGCAGCGCCAGCGCCACCTTCACGCCCGACAAGACCGACGGGGACACCGTGACCATCAAGGCCGCGCAGATGAGCCTCGACGTGGACAACGACCGCTCCACCAGCACGGGCGGCGTGACCCTCTCCAACGGCACCCAGAGCGGCAAGGCCGACAAGCTCGTGTTCGACGAGCAGCGCGAACTGGCCCTCCTGACCGGCACGCCCAGCCTCACCCGCGCCGCCAGGGGCAGCCAGAAGGAACTGATCATCACCGGGCAGGAAGTCCGCGCGCTCACCAAGACCAAGACGCTGTACGTGCGCGGGGGCGTGAAACTCGTGCAGGGCACCACCACCACCACCGGGGACGCCGTGTACTACGACGACAGGAAGAATGTCGCGTACGTCGTCGGGAACGCCGTCAGCGTGGACAGCAAGAGCAAGGTGACCGTCAAGGCCCCGGCCAGCGGCTACCTGGAGCAGCGCACCGACCTGGCCCGCGTGCGCGCCCTGAACTCGGCGTACAAGATCCCCACCGATCAGTTCAAGCTCACCGGCGAGAAGTAA
- the obgE gene encoding GTPase ObgE, whose product MAFRDVLNIEVAAGNGGDGSMSFHRAKYMEKGGPDGGHGGRGGSIILRAIEGVESLERLVGRRKFKAPNGAYGEGRLRQGGDGEDIFIDVPVGTTAFDEATGKVIADLVRVGQEKVIARGGFGGRGNSTFVSSTRQAPRFAELGTPGQKRRVRLELRLIADVGLVGYPNAGKSSLLAALSRANPAIADYPFTTLSPILGVVDRVDANGTPVDERFTLADIPGIIEGASEGKGLGLEFLRHISRTRLLVYVLDVTRNPVEELRQLQAELRAYDPTLLDQVSLIALNKVELTDEDLAAMVVDELAEFGLPVMQVSAKGGEGLPELREAVFQMLPDRELWAQNNALEIESDTVREEPLRIEFRIDPAARGVGIINDGQPERVWAVYGGGFEERIVRFSRFMDEAAEYLGNVFKRQGLYNALKRAGAREGDTVEIGTFRFEYFDDEQQH is encoded by the coding sequence GTGGCGTTTCGTGACGTCCTGAATATCGAGGTGGCCGCCGGGAACGGCGGGGACGGCAGCATGTCCTTCCACCGCGCGAAGTACATGGAAAAAGGTGGCCCGGACGGCGGGCACGGCGGGCGGGGTGGCAGCATCATCCTGCGTGCCATCGAGGGCGTCGAGTCGCTGGAGCGTCTGGTGGGCCGCCGCAAGTTCAAGGCCCCGAACGGCGCGTACGGCGAGGGTCGCCTGCGTCAGGGTGGTGACGGCGAGGACATCTTCATCGACGTGCCGGTCGGCACGACCGCGTTCGACGAGGCGACCGGGAAGGTCATCGCGGATCTCGTGCGGGTCGGGCAGGAGAAGGTCATCGCGCGCGGCGGCTTCGGCGGGCGCGGGAACAGCACCTTCGTGAGCAGCACCCGTCAGGCGCCGCGTTTCGCGGAGCTGGGCACGCCCGGCCAGAAACGCCGCGTGCGGCTGGAGCTGCGCCTGATCGCGGACGTGGGTCTGGTGGGCTACCCGAACGCCGGGAAGAGCAGCCTGCTCGCGGCGCTGTCCCGCGCGAACCCGGCCATCGCGGACTACCCGTTCACGACCCTGTCACCGATCCTGGGCGTCGTGGACCGTGTGGACGCGAACGGCACGCCGGTCGACGAGCGCTTCACGCTGGCGGACATCCCCGGCATCATCGAGGGCGCCAGCGAGGGCAAGGGCCTGGGCCTGGAGTTCCTGCGGCACATCAGCCGCACGCGCCTGCTCGTGTACGTGCTGGACGTGACCCGCAACCCGGTCGAGGAGCTGCGTCAGTTGCAGGCCGAGCTGCGCGCCTACGACCCGACGCTGCTGGATCAGGTCTCGCTGATCGCGCTGAACAAGGTGGAGCTGACCGACGAGGATCTCGCGGCGATGGTCGTGGATGAACTCGCGGAGTTCGGCCTGCCCGTCATGCAGGTCAGCGCCAAGGGCGGCGAGGGCCTGCCGGAACTGCGCGAGGCGGTCTTCCAGATGCTCCCGGACCGCGAACTGTGGGCGCAGAACAACGCGCTGGAGATCGAATCCGACACCGTGCGCGAGGAACCCCTGCGCATCGAGTTCCGCATCGATCCGGCCGCCCGGGGCGTGGGCATCATCAACGACGGTCAGCCCGAGCGGGTCTGGGCGGTGTACGGTGGGGGCTTCGAGGAACGCATCGTGCGCTTCTCGCGCTTCATGGACGAGGCCGCCGAGTACCTGGGCAACGTCTTCAAGCGTCAGGGCCTGTACAACGCCCTGAAACGCGCCGGCGCGCGCGAGGGCGACACCGTGGAGATCGGGACGTTCCGCTTCGAGTACTTCGACGACGAGCAGCAGCACTGA